The genomic DNA ttttaaaattatttataattataaattatttttatttttaataaaataaaattgaatttaatgaatattgcatttttaaacaagttttagttgaatttaattatttaagaaGTTAAAATAGATGTTCTAattcttagttttattttatttatcatataataatttttatttttattttaaccataTAAAAGCATGACCactgataattaaatattataacaaGTGAAATTTTAATAtcgaaatataaaaaataaattaaaaggagAATATGATTTTAAGCAAAACCATGGTAACTGGCCGCCTGTAGGGTCAAAAAGCATGTCGGTTTAGGTGAAAACTTTACTAAACTAGCACTGTACCGTATTAAAATTACGATAGTACCATTTTCTTCCCGCCTATTTAAGGTCCTCGATCCTTCACAATTCATTCGAACTCGGAAGGACATGGCGCCAAAAAAGAGCTTACAACACTCATCAATTCCAATCGGTAAATCAGAAATCAAAACCCTAGGAGACTCTAGGTTTTCTAATCGAAAGATTTTGATGGCAatggatttcaaaatttcagGAAATTGCGAGATCTCAATACAAGGAAAGGCTACCTGCCAATCGGATCCAAACTGCCTTCTCATTTCTGCatctaaaaatacaaaaataaaagtttcagGTACTGGTTTTTATTTGTTAGAGATTTAGGTTTCTTTTTGCCTCCTAGAACTGATTTTGGTTCGCTCTATTGGGATGAtggtaaaatgaagaaaaaaaactgaaaaggGAGGCGaatgttgaaatttttattaatattgaatgctgctttttctttctttttcattttgatggTCTGTTATTGATATTGACATCGAATACTGGAAGGGATTGAAGGAAGAGAAGAGGATTGAAACATTGAATCttgaaattttcatcattctttacTCTATagcaggattttttttttttggttcttttcaTTAATCTTGAATGTTAAGATTCGCTTTCCTTTTTTCAGTAGGATATACTGTTTTTTAATTGGTCTGTTTGGTTGATGGGAAGATGATGAgagatacaataaaaaataaggtttgaatcttgaaattTTCATTGATCCTGAATCTTGAAATAATgctttatcatcatttttttttatattatttttgctCAATATTGAATATcgaatttctttttctttttatatttggcGAGACTGATATTAATTGGTCCAATGGAAGAACAAGAAATTGAATCTTTCaatcttgaaattttcttttcttggcaCCCAGGTAAACTGCAATTtggattaatataaaaatagcagaatttaatttttatttccttttttgttttcagttCAAGAGCATTAATCTTGAAACCCTAGAAGTGGTTGCATGTGTTTGATGGTTTGGATTTAATtatggtttcttttgttttcttgacAACCAAACTATCGTGAGTCTTGTTGTTCTGAGTAGAAGTTTTGTAGAACTTTTTGCTAAATGTGTCTTGATCAATTTGGTTGCTgatgaaatgaaggaaaagaaaaagaattgataGTTGAacttttgaactttttattattttacatttgaggcagggaaaaagggaaaaatgagaAGATAAAATTCAGAATCTTCCTTTTATTCTGGTTGCTTAGCAACTAAATGTTTATGATGTTATTTCCGCTTTCATTTGAAGTCTGATTATTATCTCTTATTGTTTGCTTTATTGTATGTATCAGTAATGGAAGATGTGGATGGCAAGAATTGCAATGATCTTCGGCATTTGAGATTGGAAGAAAGTGGTATAGGTTTTTtctcgtcttttttttttcctgatataattttcctattttttgatCTTGGTCTTtgttagagtgcatgatatacattgtaaGCCCAAATGCtataagcttaagcttttaggaaaattggttgttcaacatggTATAAGAGTCTTGTTTGGGGAAAGGCCATGTGTCCATATGTTTATGTCCCCAATTTATTAAGTAAGCCTAAAAAGAAGCTGATTGTGGTTGTTTGCCTATGGGCTTGTGTTTCTCCATGTGTGTGTACGGGTTGCAGTGAGTGAGGGtgttagagtgcatgatatatattgtgGGTCCAAATCCTACTAGCtcaagcttttagaaaaattgtttGTTCAATAGTCtcgaatatttgaattttttgttagTCCTTGCATTTGCATAACTTTATTTAATCCAGGTCTTaccttgtttgtttgttttatttcagTGAAAGCAGAGAGAACATCTTCTTTGGGGGATGAGTACTTCTTTTTGCTTATTAACCCTAAGGATGTCTGTAGCCAAAGCAAATCTCTTCTTCAGGTAACATCTATTTGTATAGGTGCATGGTACTTGGATATGGGAAATAGAATGTCTGCTTGATGATTATCTGTGACCTGTGAATGATGAGTGTGTGTAGAGAGATGTGTGAACAAATTGTCAATTGCATGAGGACCGAATAGCTACACCATATAAACCCGGCTAGTTCGCTACACAATTTTTTACTCTCTCCTTGAAGTTATGATTCCTAGGTCTGGTGGCTATGGATAGAGTATCTAATGAAAGCTCCTCGCGTCACACCTTTCATCCAGTGAACAAAGAATTTCAGGCAAATCACATCAAAATATGGTGGACCTCTCCATTTCATTTCATCAGGACCTTAGCACTGAATTCTGAACCAGGCATTTTAGcatcttctttctttctaacAAATGATAGTAGTAGTGATTACATGGCTGAGTATTCATTTTAGCAATTCAGCCACACAACCAAGAATAGAACATATCAGTTGCAAGTCACATTGCATAGGTTTCACTGCAGTTGCTGAGTTAGCCATCCTCAAAGTAAAGCGGATCCTAGATTCTAGATGTTTTGTTTATGGTATTTCATTATTACTCATATAGATTCTAGATCTTGTCCTTTCATGCATTTGGAACATTGGTTACCATGTCTCCCtggttctttttttatttttatttttattttatgtagatGTGTGTATATGTGTATTGGAAATTATATTTGCATGCATTGtgaattatatttatttgcatGTATTGCAACTCGTGTTGCCATAGAgtggatgacatgatttatttcttccacacaaaaaaaaaaaaagaaaaaaagaaaagtaacaaataaacataaatgctcatttattatttctctttttcatgtttttaggTATTATTCTCTTTCCCGATTCAGTGATATTTTCCTGTTGAAGTTTTGGTTCAGTGTCATGTCACACACATCCAATTAGCtgctttatttgtttattttttcatttaatatctACAGCTATCTTAAGCTTGTGGCTGTTTGGGTTTGTAGGAGGTATTGAACATATACAAGGAGGAGTTGCCTGCAATGAATTATGCTGCAAATACTGGGAAAGAGTCAATGTTCCTTGAAAGATGTGTATCAAACGGGTATAagatgttttattattttgttttctcccaTTGCATACATACTTGTTTCCAAAATACTGTTCCTCTTTGTAAATTATGCTGATCCACATTGAAACTTCAATTACATATGTTTCAGCATCCTTGTGCGTAAACCTATGCTACTTAGCTATCCCCTGTGACTCATTTAAATGACTAGGTCAAGTAGCTGTGAATTACTCAAACAATCTGTTGCTTTTGATTTTCTCCAGGAAATATTGCTCATTGCTTTTGCTATCAAATTTCATGGAAGGACCTGGCAAGGTACTTCTGCTTTGCAGTTTTTGTTTGTCTATGAAATTGGCTTGGATGTGGAACCCTTTCTGATTTTCATATTTCCCTCCAACCAGTCAGACCTGAGCTAAGTCTTACATGTATGAACAAGCATTTGCTAGATAAGGCAAGAGTTGTTGTTCATTGAAAGTTATAAAGCACTGTTCTACAAGCAGGAAATTGAGATGGATTATGtttctttcctctgtttttctcacTGTTTCAAAGTGTACTAGTTAAAGTTTTGCATAACTCTGTTTTATCTTGATATTTCATTACTACTCATTGATAGAGCATTATAGTTCTTCAGTCATAGCTAATCTTGTTTCATGATTCATCCTTGTTTTCTTTATACAGGTTATAGCTGCAGTTACTTATCAAATCATTCCTGCTGACACACAGTATGCTGAGATTCCTCTTACTGCTGTTAGCTCAAACTTTCAAAGCAAGGTTAGGTGTTCGTTTTGAGTTTCAGTGCCTAATTTTGGTGCAAAATATCAGTAATTTTAGGCTTGTTTTTTCTATGCTAATATAACCAAACCCAGTTTTCAATTATAAGTTCTTGCAACTAATATCTATCTAGTTTATATTTATAACACTTCTCACTATGCTGTTTAATGCTCAATatcaattttcttggttttgtGTGATACAATAGAGAAGATAAGGTAAATATGTTAAAAcagaaaaatgaaactaaacaaGCTGTGGACATGGCATAAGTGGATGGAAACAAGAGGCCTTCTAaagcaaaataataaatattcatgGCTGTAATTTGTTGAAGGCTCTTTGCAGAGATTTACTGGACTTTTTGGACTTAGCTTTTCAGTATTACTTAAATTTCAAGTGAATGCACCGTAACAGCTTACATTACAAGGAATTTTGCTTTTAAATCTGTTGcatttttacttttcattcATGCATGGATTCTCTTGCTGTTTCTGTGATTgtgataataattattaatgattttatggggcttattttgaaattaatcacATGGCAATCAAACCACTCGTTTGAACTTTTAGGGGATTGGTCGCctcttgtacatagaattgaGAAAAAGGCTTCAGAATGTTGGTATTCGCACAATATTCTGCTGGGGAGACAAGGAATCTGAAGGATTTTGGCTCAAGCAGGTATGTTGGAAAAGCTTGTAATAAGAGTACATAGCTGAGTttggtttgtttatttgtttaatatttttaatttttcttattattattttcctgaAGCCACATTTCTAAAATGAGGCTTTAGGACACTAAAGCTGCATCCCCGAGACATGGTTTCAGAATAGGACATCATGTTTTCATCATGATTATCTACTGCTACATTATTCTGATAAAACTTGAATCATCCTTTTTCTGTGGATATAATTGTTGTGCTTAACAGTCTAAAAAATATTACCATATTTGCATGTAGGAGGTTGCTTCTTAGGGTAAGCTTTGGAATTGAGGCATAATTATGCTATTGTGAGAAATAGAAAATTCGGCAGTTTCTGTAGAAAGAATTGCCTTCTTATTTATTGCATTTGAGTTATGAAAGCGGATTATGATTGCAGGGTTTTGTATCGATAGCAGAAGTGGATACCAAAGGGAGAGCTCGCAGACTACCCATTAGGGCTGACATTCGCAGGGCACTGTGCTTTCCTGGTGGATCAACCCTCATGGTTTCTCATCTCAGCAAAGACATTTCAGCTAACTTTTCAGATGCTGTGAAGAAGTCTTTTTCATTGAAGCCTCATGAGAAGTCCTCATCACTTGATGTTCAAATTCAAGGGCTGGGAGATATAGGGGAGAGTCTTGATACTCTAAAAGCACCAGTTCAAACTAGCCTTAAAACATTTCTACCTCATGTTTTGGTGAAGGATGGATTCCAGAAAGATGATGACATGTCGGATGGTAAGTATCCAATTATTTGTTTTGGTAATTTATTCTTCCTATCTAACAATATGCCAGCAGTTTTCTTGTATCAGAAATTATACTCTGGTAAATCAAGGATGATATGGAATTTAAGTAATTtaatcttgtttttaatatcatctGAATCAAAATTTTGTCTTCTAGTTAAACTTTTGTGAAGAAAAGAGTCATCatttgaacattttttatttgattctgaTACAAGGAATTTAACCTTGAACCTTTCCATCTCTGCCCTCAATCCCTCGCCACTCGAGAGAGTCATCACTTGAACTGTTACTGACAAGTTGAAAGGAGTCACTGTATATTTAAATCTTGAAAATGACCACGTTCATGTTACAGCTCGCAGCATAAACAATTTGAATAGCTTAAAAGATGACGTagattaattcattatttttttttgtgatcctaattaaatttcctttttgcaaacaattttaattatgcTTCCATGATGCAAATGTAATATCCTCTGCTGCTCTTAACAGGTTCTTTTCATAATCATGAGTCAATAAATGTCTGTAGAGACCTGGTTCCTTTTGAGGAAGTAGATTGCAACAACATGACCAATGATGTAAGATTAACTAGTGTTGGAACAGATGTTGAAGCAAACTGTTCCTGTTCTGCACATTGTGCCAAAAAGAGGGTTTGGGAAGCCTCATTGTCTTCACTGAAGTCCAAAAAAGTAAAGGGAAGTCATCAAATTGGCTGCCAGTTAGATTCCAACTGGGATATTGTTTCGGGAAATGGTAAAATAGATAATGTGTGTTTTGTTGGATGCTCCTTGGGCACTACTAGAAATGAATCTTTGTCTGAAGTTCCCCCTAGGGATATTCTGTCCAGTAGCTATGTAGAGAAGAATGTTGAAGATTGTAGGCCACTGTCAAAAGATCAGCTCAGCTTTGAACTTCAAGAAAAGGGAGAAGGATTTAGAATCATGTTGATGAATATTGCTGATGATACTAAGAAAGCACATCTTACAAAGGTATTCAGTTTATTTACTCTGTTTTTATTGATGTAATGTTCATAATGATGTTGCAAAGCATCTGTGGTTTTGCATGTTCTGTTACTGAGATTAAATAGCATGATGATGTGTTATTGAGACAGATAAGTGTTGCAAATGCTTTGAAAATGGGATCTATTTCAAGTTTGTAGCTACTTTGATATTTAGGAAAGTCATCTTTTCTCCATAGGTGACAGGAAATTCTTCCTAATTTGGGCTACTCTCAGAACTGGGTTTCATAGTGTGAAACCTAAGGTTTGGTAGCTGATTCAGGATGTCAACCCTTATTTTATGTAGAGTTGCGGAATGTAGTTTTCGGAATGAATAAAATCAGTCATTTTTGAGAGTGGAATAAATGCCCCATCTATTAAAtagcttttttgttttttatgctAATTTTGGAACCTGCATTCTGAGGTCGTATTTTTATCTATTACAAGACTTTACCAAATATCTACCTTCTCAGTTGTAACAATCCTGCAATAGATTGCTACCTGTGTCATTGGAAACtggaatatttttatctttgagGCTTAACATCATGTCTCACCTCCTGTATCATTTGCTTTTCTAGATATGGAATCTTGAATTCAACTTTAGCGAGAAATCAAAACCCCTTTAAATACGTTTTACTGATATTTTGttcattatattaatttattgaattagtTATTGCATACTGATTTTGGGGTTTGACTAGCCCATTCATCATGAGTTGAAAATTCTTCTGTGCTGTATATTGTTGTTTCCCCCCAGTATTTCTATCTGTTtattacttcatttttttgCTTAACAATTTTTATGTAGATAATCAAGGATCTTGGTGGTTCTGTAACCTCTGATGGAAGTGCATGCACACATGTTGTCACAGGAAAAGTGAGAAAGACGCTGAATTTTTGCACTGCTTTATGTTCCGGGTTAGTTTTAATCAGAACTGAAAATTATACCACTTGATTCCAGATCTTTCTGCCTtcatcattatatttttttatcacataGTATTATCTATAAGTTTTGTAGCCTGTAATTATTATGCACGGTTAAGCTTTAGATTATGTTGGATTTTTTCTATCATGTTATTgtgttattttctttagtagTATTCATAATCCCTATAAATACTGCTGTTATGGTAGAATTTATTGATTCCTGTGCTGTAATGGGTGTCATTCGTTTGTTGTAGTTGAACTGTTTAAGGTGAATGAGGTAACTGTCCAGAAAATAGGGAAAGGCATTTGGAAGTGAATAGTTCAATCAGTTGTGATTGTGCACAGGCAAGAAGTtgagaaaagcaaaaaatatcACAATAGTTGCATTCATTGTTAGATTTTTTCACAATTATAATAATGAAGCTTTGCCCTGGTAGTCATATGGCAAGACAGTAAACAAACTTGCAGGTTTACAATTTTGGTCAAAAGTCCTTTTCTTCCCATTCTAGTCCCTGTAAAATCTTCTTGGCTATTGATTATTGGACTTTGGTTGTCGCTTCTCATAGTTCTGTTATTGCAGCTCTTCTACTAGGCTACTAGCTTCCTAGTCTGTATACACTTGTCTACATAAACACGTCTTTCTTGGTTATTATATAATATGGGTGTATTGATTGTTATGCAGAGCTTGGATACTATCTCCTAGTTGGTTGAAAGAAAGCTTCCACGAGGGCAGATTTGTGGGTTAGTCAAGAGCACTTTGTGTCTTTTAGCACTAACTTTTATCCAAGCCTTCTTAACACGTTTTTGGGTTTTCACTTCTTTACTTACAGATGAATCACCATTTATTTTAGAAGATGCTGAATATTTGTTTAAGTACAGAGCTGAAATAAAAAGTGTAATTCTTAGAGCAAAGGCAAGGCCCCGAGCTTTGCTTAAAGGGTACAGTGTATGCCTTGCACCTCATGTGCAACCTGCAGTTGAGACCTTATCAACAATTGTCAGGTTTGCTGGCGGAAAGGTATGTTAGAAACTCACCAAGTTCCATACTAATTAAGCCTGTGGAAAAGTTACTTATAATCTAATTATATGTAACATTTGTAAATATATGTAAAGCACGGGAAACTTGTGAAGATGGTGAACTAACCCCAACCTTTTTATTTGATCAGGTAATTTATGGATTGGATGCGGTTGATGATgcatcaaaaacaatttttgtggCGTGTGAAATAGACATGGAGGAAGCGCTGTTGGCAGTGAAGAAAAGAATATGGACTTTCAGCAGTGAATGGTTTATGAACTCTATCATGAGACAGGAGCTCGACTTTGAGGCCCCCCAGTTTGCGGAGTCTCTGTAAATAGACGTATCAAGATTGCTACGATCAGGTAAATAGTTTTTCCTCTTTGGCCCACCATGATGGAGTGTTTGGTACTCCAAAAATGAGGAACGGaacaaataatttgttttcatttttattccctGAACAGGAATGAATTTCGgtgatttcaattattatatttggATGCATATTGGAATGTACcgctaaaataataatttattttaatttcaatattaagcaaaaaaattggaatgaaaataaaaaaaactaaattataaataataatatctgtacatattatttaaaaagggaatgaaaaaaaacactaaattataaataataatatttgtacatatggtttaaaacaacatttttttttattttttaaaaaaatctcgcATTGTACAtggttaaaaatatatatattttgttattttcatttaaattttttattaaataatacaaatgggtttgatttaaaaacaaaattattttaaaaaattactatttggttgttgttctttaagaaatgatttaaaaaacaaagtgaaataaagaattgttcttttttcttattaaagaagataaattttaaattaagtgagatttgtattgaatttattaataagtttaataatttttaaaaataatttaaaattcataaaatatatataatgactataaaaaataaaaatataattaatgcttttaattctttaataaatcttgtaattttttaataacaatttcaaattcaaaaatttgattaattaattatagattaaataaagttatataGAATGTCATATCCttaattgaataataaatataatatacatataataaaaaatttgattcatttataccttaaaaaattaaattttatatgtttttatattcatttaaaatagaatagtattagcaattattaattttgaataattgttttttattaacaaaataaattaattatgtttttataaggtgttaatatctatatttttataatatttataaaatcatataaatagtattaaaaattattaactttgaattattatcatttaattttaataaaataaatcaattaattttaaatttaatttatattatataaattaaatttacactTTGTgtcttttacaaaatcaaaataattttttaaaaaaaaccaatttatcaaaaaaagtctttaattttttactttttaaaaaataacttacattagaaaatcaaaatatctttGGAGttagaattgaaattttatttataagtagAATTTCAAATTACTTTTTGTTCTATTTTCATTATCAGTTAAgatatttaaatataagaatgaaagagaaaatgaatggGATGTGGACCTCATTCGATGCCTATGAAATGGGAAGGATGATAAATGCATGCTGGATCAATTGAAGTAACGTGTGACTTATGATCTTGTcactttgaaatttgaaaaggttAGTCATATGAATCGGGAATTCAAGCTGAATGGGATGGTTTTCTAATTTGTTGTTGGACTTGTCCCAATGCAATCAGATACGGGGTTCCTGGTGTTGGACGCGTGccctaatttttaaatatctggGATGAAAAAGGGTAAATGTACGTAAGTCTTGCACCATGAggtaaaagattttaaaatctCCAATTTCTTTAAGGACGATTTACGGATAAATCAAAACATGGACACCGTGTTTTGGACGaatttagatttaaataaaaaggaaaaacgaaGTCCAGATAACCACGGAGCAAGTTTATACTTTTAAATGGTCTTTCTATATTCTATAGCAACCTGACCGCACTCGACCCTAGTCTCACGACTCTCACCGTAAACaaatctaatatttttccaGTCACCTGACGGCGCAGCTTCATGGCGAAAATGGCGGCTGAGTCAGTGACTGTGTCCGTACAAAGAGCTTCATTTAGCTCCAAGTGGCAAGCTTCAAGAAGGAACAAGTTGCATACCCAGGTTCGAGCTTCTCAGTCCATGGATGACAAGAACAAAGTCTTCAAAGAGCTGGGTCTGTCTCCATATGCTTTCCCTCTTCTCATACTGTCACAGTTTTTGATAAGCATGGTTGAGCCCCCCTTTTTTTCCTGATTGTTTGTCTTTCCGTTGTCGAAATTTTGAAATGGGTGTTACCCTAGTGCTAAATCCAATTGCTTTAAATGCCGAAATATTACTTATTATTGTGCAAATCCATTCTGGATGTTCAAATTTGAAAACGGGTAGGActctttttctctaaatttttagCTCGTCAGGTGTATGataaaatttctcaaatacTTTTAATGCACTCTCTCTGATTTTGTGTATCATGTGTCATAAGGATAAGTAATATCTCCTCTTACTTTGGttttgtatttgaaaatttgaaattggtcGGAACAAATATCAATATCCAATTGGTTTATGCCgcaatgctttttttttttggtgggaaTGTATTTTGAGCGGTTAAATTTGAAATGGATGGACTAAATTTCGTTGAAGTTAAATGGTTTTTACTAAGATAGAGGATGAAATTAAAGCTTGGCTTTCAGGCCGACTTGGTTAATAAGCCAAAAATGAGCAACCATTAGTGAGGTTTGAACTCGAGTTAGCATTCTGGTTTGCTTAGAATGTGAAGCATGTATAACAGTGGGTTTTCATTGTCTATGGTTGCAAATAGTTGAGGTGATTATCATATATAACCACAGAAACATATGCTTAAGAAACTACCGAAGGAATTGAGATTGGGTGGAGGTAACATGTAACATGTGGTAACAATGTTCATGAGAAATTAATTGTGCTTTTGGAGTCCTAAATTTTTGAGTTAAGGGTATCCATCATGTATTGGGATGCACTCGATAATCCAGACCAGACAGATAGCTCTCTCAGTTGGGCTCATGAACAAGTTTGAGCTTGAATAGGGTTGATTGAACCTGATCAAGCTTCATGTCCGGTGCTTCATCTAACTTTCTCCTAATGATTGAAGAATGAATGCTAGGCTTGACTTTGTTTTCCTAGTACAGAGAGGAGGTATAAAGGAAAGGATGGACAGTGAACTATAGGTAAAAAGCATTGATGCATCTAAACTTGCAGATACTTGTGGACTTAACTACCATTTCTCAAATGGGTAAAACATATTCGGTATGTGTAAATGGTGggaatgaagtttttgttttccatttacgAATGACCTGATCAGAACTAAATGATGAATTGTgattatttgtttataaaaGTGAATATTTTGCTATACAAGGAAATAATGTTCTGCTGTGCTTCATCACTACATGTTATTGGaagtaatatttgttttttttccagGTCTGTTTTCA from Vitis riparia cultivar Riparia Gloire de Montpellier isolate 1030 chromosome 8, EGFV_Vit.rip_1.0, whole genome shotgun sequence includes the following:
- the LOC117921081 gene encoding uncharacterized protein LOC117921081 isoform X1, translating into MAPKKSLQHSSIPIGNCEISIQGKATCQSDPNCLLISASKNTKIKVSVMEDVDGKNCNDLRHLRLEESVKAERTSSLGDEYFFLLINPKDVCSQSKSLLQEVLNIYKEELPAMNYAANTGKESMFLERCVSNGKYCSLLLLSNFMEGPGKVIAAVTYQIIPADTQYAEIPLTAVSSNFQSKGIGRLLYIELRKRLQNVGIRTIFCWGDKESEGFWLKQGFVSIAEVDTKGRARRLPIRADIRRALCFPGGSTLMVSHLSKDISANFSDAVKKSFSLKPHEKSSSLDVQIQGLGDIGESLDTLKAPVQTSLKTFLPHVLVKDGFQKDDDMSDGSFHNHESINVCRDLVPFEEVDCNNMTNDVRLTSVGTDVEANCSCSAHCAKKRVWEASLSSLKSKKVKGSHQIGCQLDSNWDIVSGNGKIDNVCFVGCSLGTTRNESLSEVPPRDILSSSYVEKNVEDCRPLSKDQLSFELQEKGEGFRIMLMNIADDTKKAHLTKIIKDLGGSVTSDGSACTHVVTGKVRKTLNFCTALCSGAWILSPSWLKESFHEGRFVDESPFILEDAEYLFKYRAEIKSVILRAKARPRALLKGYSVCLAPHVQPAVETLSTIVRFAGGKVIYGLDAVDDASKTIFVACEIDMEEALLAVKKRIWTFSSEWFMNSIMRQELDFEAPQFAESL
- the LOC117921081 gene encoding uncharacterized protein LOC117921081 isoform X2; its protein translation is MEDVDGKNCNDLRHLRLEESVKAERTSSLGDEYFFLLINPKDVCSQSKSLLQEVLNIYKEELPAMNYAANTGKESMFLERCVSNGKYCSLLLLSNFMEGPGKVIAAVTYQIIPADTQYAEIPLTAVSSNFQSKGIGRLLYIELRKRLQNVGIRTIFCWGDKESEGFWLKQGFVSIAEVDTKGRARRLPIRADIRRALCFPGGSTLMVSHLSKDISANFSDAVKKSFSLKPHEKSSSLDVQIQGLGDIGESLDTLKAPVQTSLKTFLPHVLVKDGFQKDDDMSDGSFHNHESINVCRDLVPFEEVDCNNMTNDVRLTSVGTDVEANCSCSAHCAKKRVWEASLSSLKSKKVKGSHQIGCQLDSNWDIVSGNGKIDNVCFVGCSLGTTRNESLSEVPPRDILSSSYVEKNVEDCRPLSKDQLSFELQEKGEGFRIMLMNIADDTKKAHLTKIIKDLGGSVTSDGSACTHVVTGKVRKTLNFCTALCSGAWILSPSWLKESFHEGRFVDESPFILEDAEYLFKYRAEIKSVILRAKARPRALLKGYSVCLAPHVQPAVETLSTIVRFAGGKVIYGLDAVDDASKTIFVACEIDMEEALLAVKKRIWTFSSEWFMNSIMRQELDFEAPQFAESL